The Micromonospora sp. NBC_00421 DNA window TGGCCGTCGTCATGAGGGAGGGCCGGCGATGAGCACGTCGACCACGACCCGTCCGCAGGCGTCGGGGCCGGCATCGAAGCCGGCCCCGCGTCGACCGCCGCTGCGCCCCGCCCGGGTGGTGCTGCACCTGTTCCTCGGCACGGTCGCGGTCGGCTGGCTGTTCCCGATCCTCTGGGCGGTGCTGACCTCGCTGCGCTCGTACGCCTACACCGCCGCCAACGGGTACGTCTCGCTCGGCGGGTGGACGTTCGACAACTACGTCACCGCCTGGCGGACCGCCGAGTTCGGCAAGCACTTCCTCAACTCGGTCTACATCACCGTCCCGGCGGTGCTGCTGACCCTCTTCCTCGCCTCCTGCGTGGCGTTCGTGATCGCCCGGTTCTCCTGGAAGCTCAACATCGTCCTGCTCGGGCTCTTCACCGCCGCCAACCTGCTGCCCCAGCAGGCGCTGCTGATCCCGCTGTTCCGGATCTTCACGCAGGTGCCGCTGCCGGAGTTCATGAGCGACTCGGAACTGCTCTACGACAGCTACTGGGGGCTGATCCTGGTCAACGTCGCCTTCCAGTGCGGCTTCTGCGTCTTCGTGCTGAGCAACTACATGAAGGCGCTGCCCCGCGACCTCTACGAGGCGGCAATGGTGGACGGGGCGAGCATCTGGCGGCAGTACTGGCAGGTGACCATGCCGCTGTGCCGGCCGGCGCTGGCGGCCCTGGCCACCCTGGAGGTGACCTGGATCTACAACGAGTTCTTCTGGGCCACCGTGCTGATGCGTACCGGCGACAAGTTCCCGGTCACCAGCTCGCTGAACAACCTGCGCGGCGAGTTCTTCACCGACAACAACCTGGTGTCGGCCGGCTCGGTGCTTGTCGCCATCCCCACCCTGGTGATCTTCTTCCTGTTGCAGAAGCAGTTCGTCAAGGGCCTGACGCTGGGAGCGTCCAAAGGCTGAGGTCACCACCGCCCCCACCCACCCACACATGCGCGCGAGAGCGGTATTCCTGGCAGGCATGAATATGACCCACAGGCATACCGCTCTCGCGCGGTACTGACACCCGGCGACCTCACCCACATCGCCCCGCTCCCGCACAGCGCGACGACGGCGACCGACCGTGACGGATGCCGGGGTGCCCGCACCGGAGATGAGCGCCATGACCGATCCGACCGTGATCCACCTGCGCCGGGGCCGCACCAGCCTGGTGCTCGACGCACGCGGCCCGGGGCTGCCCCGGATCGTCCACTGGGGGGACGACCTCGGTCCGCTGCCCGCCGACGACCTGCCGGCCCTGGTCGACGCCACCGTGCCGCCGGTGGTGCCGAGCAGCTTCGACGCGCCGACCGTGCTGTCCCTGCTGCCCGAGGCGAGCGCCGGCTGGAGCGGCCGGCCCGGTCTCGCCGGCCACCGCGCCGGCCGCGACTGGTCCACCGCCTTCCACCTCGACAACCTCGACGTCGACGACCCCGGCACCGACAACGGCACGGCGCGGGCGAGCGTGCGGGCGACCGACCCGGGCGCGGGGTTGACCCTGACCGTCGAGATCACCCTCGACCCGGCCGGGGTGTTGACCGTGCGGCACCGGCTGCGCAACGACGCCGAGAAACCCTACGAGGTACGCGAGCTGACGCCGGTGCTGCCGGTGCCACCGGTCGCCACCGAACTGCTCGACCTGACCGGGCGCTGGTGCCGCGAACGCGCGCCGCAACGGCACCCGTGGCCGCAGGGCGCCTGGGTCCGCGAGGGCCGGCACGGCCGTACCGGGCACGACGCCACCCTGCTGCTCGTCGCCGGCACCGCCGGATTCGGCTTCGGCCACGGCGAGGTGTGGGCGGTGCACACCGCGTGGAGCGGTGACCATGTGACCGCCGCCGAACGCCGGCCGACCGGGGAGTCCACCCTGGGCGGCGGGGAACTGCTCGCCCCCGGCGAGATCGTCCTCGGCCCCGGCGACGAGTACGCCACCCCGCTGCTCTACGCGGCGCACTCCACCACCGGGCTGGACGGGCTCAGCGACGTGCTGCACACCCACCTGCGCGCCCGCCCGGAGCACCCCCGCACGCCGCGCCCGGTCACCCTCAACGTCTGGGAGGCGGTCTACTTCGACCACGACCTGGACCGGCTGCGGGCGCTCGCCGACCGGGCCGCCGAGGTGGGGGTCGAGCGGTTCGTCCTCGACGACGGCTGGTTCACCAATCGCCGGCACGACCGGGCCGGCCTGGGCGACTGGCAGGTCGACGCCGACGTCTGGCCCACCGGGCTGGCACCCCTCGTCGACCACGTACGCGGGCACGGCATGCAGTTCGGGCTCTGGGTCGAGCCGGAGATGGTCAACCCCGACTCCGACCTGTTCCGCGCCCACCCCGACTGGGTGCTCACCACGCCCGGCCGGCTGCCCCTGCCGTGGCGGCATCAGCAGGTGCTGGACCTGGCCCACCCGGCGGCGTACGCACACCTGCTCGACCGGCTCGACGCGCTGCTTACCGAACACCCCGGGATCGACTATCTCAAGTGGGACCACAACCGGGACCTCACCGAGGCCGGGCACGCCGGTCGGCCCGGGGTGCACGCGCAGACCCTGGCGGCCTACCGGCTCCTCGACGAGTTGCGCGCCCGGCACCCGCACCTGGAGATCGAGAGCTGCTCGTCCGGCGGGGCCCGGGTCGACCTGGAGATCCTGCGGCGTACCGACCGGGTCTGGGCCAGCGACTGCAACGACGCCCTGGAACGGCTGTCGATCCAACGCTGGACCGGCCTGCTGCTGCCCCCGGAGCTGGTCGGCACGCACATCGGCCCGGAGCGCTCGCACACCACCGGCCGGGTGCACGCCCTGGGCTTCCGGGCGGTCACCGCGCTCTTCGGCCATCACGGCATCGAGTGGGACATCGTCGCGATCAGCGATGTCGAACGGGCCGAGCTGGCCGGCTGGGTGGCCCTGCACAAGCGGCTCCGGCCGCTGCTGCACACCGGCCGGGTGATCCGGCTCGACCACCCGGACCCGGCCGTCCAGGCGCACGGCGTGGTCGCCCACGACCGCTCCCGCGCGGTGTACGCGGTGTCCCGGCTGGCCACCTCCGCCACGCAGACCCCCGGCCCGGTCCGGCTGCCCGGTCTCGACCCGACCCGCCGGTACGCCGTCCGACCCGCCGAGGGGGTGCCGGAGCCGGCGACGTTGCAGATCACCGAACCCCGCTGGCTGCCCGGCGTGACGCTGGGCGGGTCGGTGCTGGCGACGGTGGGCCTGCAACTGCCCGCCCTGCACCCGGAGCAGGCGCTGCTCCTGGAGGTCGACGCCGTCGACTGAACCGGGCCGGTCGGGGCTGGACGGGGTCGGCGCGGTGGGCGTACCGGAGAAGGAGGTGGCCGGGTCCGGACGGACCCGGCCACCGGTGGATCGGACGTGCGCTCAGCTCGCGGTGCAGGTCACCGTGGGGGCCGGGTTGCTGCCGTTCCAGCTGCCGATGAAGCCGAAGGCGGTGCTGGCGCCGGCGCCGAGCCGGCCGTTGTAGTCGACGTTGCGGGCGGTCACGGTGCTGCCGCTGCTGCTCAGCGTGGCGTTCCAGGATTGGTTGACGGTCTGGCCGTTGGCGAAGGTCCACTTCGTGGTCCAGCCGCTGATGGCCGCGTTGCCGGCGGTCACCCTGACCTCACCCTGGAAACCGCCCTGCCACGAACCGGTGATCGCGTAGGTCGCCGTGCAGCCACCGGTCGCCGGCGGAGTCGTGACGGGCGGGGTGGTCGGCGGGGTCGTGGTCGGCGGGGTGGTCGGTGGAGTCGTCGGCGGGGTGGTGGGCGGCGTGGTCGGCGGGGTGGTCGGGGTGGTGCCGGAGTAGACCGACGCCTCCTTCGACGTCGCCTTGATGCCGTTGGCACCGTTGAAGATCCGCTGGCCCCAGGTGGTCAGGGCGGCCGGGTTGAAGTTGGTGGTCATGTCGAGGTACTCCACGCCGCCACCGTTGCCGCTCCACGACCAGCCGAGGTAGCCGATCCCGTTGGCCTGGGTGTAGGACAGGATGGTGTCCTCGTCGGGGTTGCCGTCGGAGTGGTCGAAGCCGAACTCGCCCACCACGATCGGCAGCTTGGCCGTGCGGAACCGGCCCAGGTAGTCGCTGATCTCGGCGGCGGTGTCGAAGACGCCGTACATGTGGATGGAGAAGACCGTGTTCTTCTGCGGGTCGGCGGCGAACACGCCTGCCGCGTTGTCCCGCATGGTGAACGACCAGTCCTGACCCCAGTTCGGCGCGTCCACCATGATCGTGTGGGCGATGCCGCCGGCGCGCAGCCGCTTGATCGCGTTGGCGTTGTCGGTGGCCCAGGTGGCGTAGCCCTGGTTGCCGTACGGCTCGTTGCCGATGTTGACGATGACGTACCGCTCCTGGCCCTGGAGGGCGCTGGCGATGCTCAACCAGTAGTCGACCGCCCGGTCCAGGGTGATCGCCCCGGCCTGCTCGCCGTAGCCGGTGGTGTCGTGCACCTCGAGCACGCAGATCAGCTTGTTGGCCTTGCAGAGCGAGATGACGTTGCTGACGTCGGCGGCGGTGTTCTTGGTCCAGCGGTCACCGCTGGCCAGCACCACCCGCACGGTGTTCGCGCCGAGCGCCTTGATGTTGGCGAAGGAGGTGGTCTGCTGCGGGTACCAGGTGTGGGCGTGGTTGACGCCACGCATGATGAACTCGTTGCCGTTGGCGTCGTAGAGCTTGCCACCGGAGACCGAGAAGCCGGCCGCGGCCTGGGCCGGTTGCCCGAAGGCGAACACGGCGGCGAGCACGGTGAGCAGGGCGACGCCGGCGACGGAAAGTCGCTTCTTCATGGGTTTCCTCAGGAAGGTCGACCCCGTTGCCCTGGCGGGGTGGCGATGGTGTGACGGTGGCGCTCGGCTGTAGCCCGACAGCCGCCGCCGGACTCCCAGGCCGCGTGCGGATCAGCGTAGGCCGATGGAATCGGGAAGGCAACCGGTTAAGTTACGGAGCTGGTCCTGCCCCTCCCGGTGGTGACCCACGCCGGACGCGGGTCACCACCGGGATCGGCCATCCCCACCACAGGATGTGACACCACCAGCCTGAACCGGTTAAGTCGGAGGCTAGACGCCAGTCCCGGCACCGTCAAGAGTCCATCCTCGTGGTGACCGGGTTCCGCCGGTGGGCACCCCGTCGGGTGAAGCGGCGGGCATCCGAGGTTGACCGGCACCGGGCAGGGGTATCCGGAGACGATCGTCGCCCGGAAGGAGAAAACCAGGATGGTCAGCGTCGGCTACACCCTGATGTGCGAACAGACCGGCCCCAAACAGTTGGTCGACCACGCGGTACGGGCGGAGGCGGCCGGCTTCGACCAGCTGGTCATGTCCGACCACTACTAC harbors:
- a CDS encoding carbohydrate ABC transporter permease, translated to MSTSTTTRPQASGPASKPAPRRPPLRPARVVLHLFLGTVAVGWLFPILWAVLTSLRSYAYTAANGYVSLGGWTFDNYVTAWRTAEFGKHFLNSVYITVPAVLLTLFLASCVAFVIARFSWKLNIVLLGLFTAANLLPQQALLIPLFRIFTQVPLPEFMSDSELLYDSYWGLILVNVAFQCGFCVFVLSNYMKALPRDLYEAAMVDGASIWRQYWQVTMPLCRPALAALATLEVTWIYNEFFWATVLMRTGDKFPVTSSLNNLRGEFFTDNNLVSAGSVLVAIPTLVIFFLLQKQFVKGLTLGASKG
- a CDS encoding alpha-galactosidase translates to MTDPTVIHLRRGRTSLVLDARGPGLPRIVHWGDDLGPLPADDLPALVDATVPPVVPSSFDAPTVLSLLPEASAGWSGRPGLAGHRAGRDWSTAFHLDNLDVDDPGTDNGTARASVRATDPGAGLTLTVEITLDPAGVLTVRHRLRNDAEKPYEVRELTPVLPVPPVATELLDLTGRWCRERAPQRHPWPQGAWVREGRHGRTGHDATLLLVAGTAGFGFGHGEVWAVHTAWSGDHVTAAERRPTGESTLGGGELLAPGEIVLGPGDEYATPLLYAAHSTTGLDGLSDVLHTHLRARPEHPRTPRPVTLNVWEAVYFDHDLDRLRALADRAAEVGVERFVLDDGWFTNRRHDRAGLGDWQVDADVWPTGLAPLVDHVRGHGMQFGLWVEPEMVNPDSDLFRAHPDWVLTTPGRLPLPWRHQQVLDLAHPAAYAHLLDRLDALLTEHPGIDYLKWDHNRDLTEAGHAGRPGVHAQTLAAYRLLDELRARHPHLEIESCSSGGARVDLEILRRTDRVWASDCNDALERLSIQRWTGLLLPPELVGTHIGPERSHTTGRVHALGFRAVTALFGHHGIEWDIVAISDVERAELAGWVALHKRLRPLLHTGRVIRLDHPDPAVQAHGVVAHDRSRAVYAVSRLATSATQTPGPVRLPGLDPTRRYAVRPAEGVPEPATLQITEPRWLPGVTLGGSVLATVGLQLPALHPEQALLLEVDAVD
- a CDS encoding cellulase family glycosylhydrolase, whose protein sequence is MKKRLSVAGVALLTVLAAVFAFGQPAQAAAGFSVSGGKLYDANGNEFIMRGVNHAHTWYPQQTTSFANIKALGANTVRVVLASGDRWTKNTAADVSNVISLCKANKLICVLEVHDTTGYGEQAGAITLDRAVDYWLSIASALQGQERYVIVNIGNEPYGNQGYATWATDNANAIKRLRAGGIAHTIMVDAPNWGQDWSFTMRDNAAGVFAADPQKNTVFSIHMYGVFDTAAEISDYLGRFRTAKLPIVVGEFGFDHSDGNPDEDTILSYTQANGIGYLGWSWSGNGGGVEYLDMTTNFNPAALTTWGQRIFNGANGIKATSKEASVYSGTTPTTPPTTPPTTPPTTPPTTPPTTTPPTTPPVTTPPATGGCTATYAITGSWQGGFQGEVRVTAGNAAISGWTTKWTFANGQTVNQSWNATLSSSGSTVTARNVDYNGRLGAGASTAFGFIGSWNGSNPAPTVTCTAS